The nucleotide window ACGCTGCTTTATTGTCCAGGGCCTGGGCCAGTGTCATGATGGCTTCCGTCATTGATTTGATGATCTCATAATCACCTTTATCAAGTGCATTGGCTTCCACCCTTTTCAAAAGGGCGTCAATCTCTTCCTGGGTCAACCGGATATGCTCCATGGTCTATGCGCCAATCATCCTGCTTCGAAAATCCCGGGTCAGGGGATACCCCCAGATCGCCTTGATGGATCGGGTTTTTACATGTTTTTTTTCATTCTTTCCCCGCCCGGTTGTATCGCCAAGATAGATCCAGTTGCCGGCCTTATAACAGGTACCCAAAAACCGTTCCGTGTCCACAAAGGTTTCAAGGAAATAGAGTGGATGATTATAAATCTTCTCCCAGTCCCTGGAAATATTTTTTGCCATAAGCCCCAGAAGATGAGAGGCCAGGTGGGGAACCCTGATCCAGGGCAGAATAAGAAATCGGCTGTTGTACGCTATATATTGAAGGCCTTTTACCCGATCCTCCTTGTTCCAGCCGATATATTTGTCCCTGGCACCGATATGACGGGGTGCCGACGACCATGAAAAACAAGCGATGGGCCTGTTTTGGGCATACACCATATATTTGAGCTGTTCACCCACGGGATGACAATATCCCAGGTAATGGTGGTGCTGGATCAGGCTGTTGAAAATTTTTTCCTGGTCTGTTTTTTTAACCTGCCGTATCTCCAGGGGCTTTATTCTGGACAGATCGGTCTTAACCAGGGTCTGATCCATCTCTATCTCTGGGGGCGGGGTTCTGTTTACAAACGGGTTCTTGATTTTGCACCTTGGGGGCGGAAGGGTGATATGCCCTTCCCTGTGGAGCTTAAGCATAAACCCCCTGGCCACCATGTCTCTGAGATTGCCATTGGCCTGAACCCAGTTCCATGCCTTGCACAACTCCTTTGACAGGGCGTAGCGGCTGGCATTGGGATGATTTGCCACCAGGTTATTTATAAAGGCAATATCTTCTTTTGTTACGCTCTTGCCACGGTATGTGAGTATGATGTTATTCTCCATGGCTGGTTTCTATAACACAACCGTTACTTGAACGCACGCAAAAAATAGAGCGGCAAGAAAAAATTATGCCGGAATTTTTCTCCACATGGGTGCTGCCTGGGTATGAAAAGGGTCACCGTTCCAGATCAACATTTGCAGTTCATGGGCATCCAGGGGTTTGTCAACGCCTTGGCCCTTTGTTGGCCACCAGTTAAATCTGCCTTTGGACAATCGTTTCTGGCAGAGCCAAAACCCCTGGCCATCGTAGCTTAATATTTTTATGGCAGTCCTGCGGCGGTTGAGAAAGACGAACAGACAGCCTGAAAAAGGATCTGATTTTAGAACCTTTCGGCACAATGCAGCCATTCCATCTATGCCTTTCCGAAAATCAACAGGCTCTACAGATAAAAGAATCTTCATGTGGGGAGTGATCTGAATCATGGCTGGTGTCTCCAGAATGACTTACAAATCCCAAGAATGCTCGGATCGGTTTTGCCCCGGAGGCACATCCTCATTTTTGCTCCGGTACTGTCCTCCATTTCTATTATACATTCTGAGACAGGAGATGGCGGATCCAGTTCAAATGCTATAAAAGCAGGGGAATCTTCAGGTGTTGCATCAGGCTCAACATCAATTAACGATGGAAGATGCGATTCCACATGTTGCTTAAATGCGGTATAGTTCAGGTGCAACGTTTTTGAAATCTTGTGTAGACTATGCCCCCCAATATAAAAGACTTCTGCGGCTGCCTGCCATAATGAAGCAGGGATACGTTCCCTGCCGGTTTTTGTTTTGCGCCAGAGTTGAAATTGCTGCCAGACCTCTTCCAATGCGGAAACTGCTTCTGGTGATGGTGGTGCTGATTTCATCGGTTCCTCCTATATGATCATGTTTGGAACCGATAATATCACTCTAAAAAAACTAAATCACGCAGGCTTGCCGAAGGGACACGTTGTTCTTTATATTTAATAACTTGATCAAATCCTTTACGATAGTCAACCAGAACGCTTTCAATCTCATTAATCAACGCGGCTCGTTTGGGATCCTGAATTTCCTTTTGAACCTCGGCCTGGAATCCTATCAATTTTTCCCAACGTTCATTAAATGCCTTAAGTGCTTCATCGCTGCCTGAAGTCAAATAATTTTTAACATTCATACGGGATATCAGCATATTTGTCTGCAGGCGTCCGGCAAGATTGGTATGTCTTGCCATCTCCCTATATCCCATAAAGCCGTCTGAAGAGTTCTTAAGCCCCCAATAGCCTTCAAAACCTACAATCAAAAGCAGAAAAAAGATAAGGCCAAATTCAGCTGTAATTTTTTTTCCTACTGTTATATTTTTAAACATAATTGACCCCCTTTTTATTCAGGTGTTTATTGAAATAACGGGCTTTCCAGCTTTGTTATGATTTTAGATGATTATATTTTCATGTAAACTGTTAAGATAATAAGTATTACATAAAGATCAAAAAAATGAGCATCGATTAACGAATAAGAAAACAGTACAAAAGTCCAAAATAGAAGTTAATTAGATTTTTTGAAGGTAGCAGAGATAATTGAAAAAAAAGACACAAGAGGCAAAGTGCTGGGGTGATGAATATGTTTTATCACCCCAACAACCATACCATAGTCGTTCCACCATCCCTTCAACTCTGGGTTGCAGTTTAAGCCGTAAACAGGTTCCCCCCAAGCTTACAAAAAAAAGTATAATTAAAAAGGAATGTATTTAAAAGGATAGTTACTTGTTTCCTTCAACCAATCTTTCCATTGTATCCATCTTATATTCTTAACCTCTTGCCGATTCGGTATGACATCGCCTGAAAAAAATACGACAAATTTCATTATCCCTTCTGATTACTGCATGCTCATAAGACTCTCCCGGTTCGGTATGTTCGCAGCAGGAGTTGGGCCATATAAGATTTCCTTCATCCACAAGTATAACATATTCTTCATAAACACCCTTTCAGACTCCTATAACAACCGGTTTTTGAGGATGGCGACTGGGAATTTTACCCCGGCTGCTGTTTTCTCCCCAGCGTTTGAAAAGATTATGTTGGATGCCCATGTAATCAAAAACCTTTCCAATGGTTTGATCAATGATATCATCAATAGTTTTGGGCATGTGATAAAATGATGGGACAGGGGGAAGAATGTGGGCACCTACATCAGCCGCTTGGCTCATCAATCTCAAATGCCCCTTATGTAGTGGAGTTTCTCGAACCACCAAAACAAGTTTCCGCTTTTCTTTAAGAGAAACATCCGCTGCTCTAACCAGAAGATTTTCAGTATAGGAATTGGCAATTCCGGAGAGCGTTTTTACCGTGCAAGGCACCACCACCATGCCTTCGGTCAAAAAAGAACCGCTCGCTGGTGCAGCAGCTACATTCTTGTGGTCATATGTAAAATCTGCCATGGCTGCTACATCTTCGGGTTTGTAATCTGTTTCAATCCGGATATTGAGTTTTCCAGCTTCAGAAATGATCAGATGAGTTTCGTAATCCATTTCTCTCAGATATTCAAGCATTTTTACACCATAAATAATACCACTTGCCCCTGCAAGACCTATAACAATTCTTTTTTTCATAGTGTTATCTCCATTTTATTATAAAATTAATATGTTAAAAATATTGGTACTGCCTGTTAGGCATTTCGGGTAATATGATAGTGCATAGCCTGAATACGTTTTCCTTATAAAGCAGTTTCTGAGGTGTAAATCTAAATTTTTTCAAAAGCTTTCCCAAATTTATCCAGCATGAGAAATAGGTATTAGTAAAATTGGTATTTTAGCATGTTTCAACACTTTCCTTGTAACTTGACCAGGTAAAACTTCTTTGATTAAATTTCGATAATGATAAGCCAGAACTATCATATCACAATTACCATTTTCCACTTGATCGATAATTAGCTTCGCTGTATCGCCATACTTCACTTCAATTTCAACTAGTTCCGAGGGCATAGCGGATTCGTTCTGCATGTTGGTACACAATTGTTTTAAGGTTTTTTCAATTAATCTTCTTTCTGTTTTTTTGTCAATTAAAACATCTCTAGCATCCTGGTAGCGCTTTTTCCTTAATTCTTTCCATTTTTTTTCACCAATAAGATCTACAAATTCTAATTCGTTCGGAATATTCTCAATAACATGCAGAACGGTGATTACGGCATTCAGATGAACGGCAATGTCCACTGCATGTTTGAAAGCGTAACGTGCTCCCATCGATAGATCCGTTGCAAAAATCATTTTTTTAACTTTTGAAGCCATAGTCATATCCTCAGCTTAAATAATTTGATAAACAAAATGTTTGGTTTCAGCTATTATTCTTTTGGCAGCGGATTCACTGCAGGTCCATAGTATCCTATCAAAACGGCAGTTGTTATTGTATTTGGCAGGACAGCATTTACAAAATCAAAATAATCTCCCGATTCTGGTATATCGATCTTTTCCTCTTTTAGCGCATAAAGCGTAAACACATATCTATGAGCGGAATCCGGTGGCCATGGCCCGCCGTATCCCTTATTATATCCTGGTATATTAAAGGTAAAAAAATCGCTATTCAATTCTTTTGACCCGTCAGGCAATTCTCCATCTGGACTAGTACCTTCAAGCAATCCGCTAATGGAAGAAGGAATATTATAAATAAGCCAATGGGCAAAAACTCTTGGAAATCCAATCTCTTGTGGTAGATCAGGATCAGTGACCGCCAAAGCAAAACTTTTAGTTCCCTGTGGGATGTTTTCCCAATATACTGGCGGGGAAATACTGTTCTTTTCAGCATATTTTTCTGGAATTTTACCACTGTCCCTAAATACTTTAGATTTTAATGTAAACATAGTTTTATCTCCTTTTCATTAGACATTTTCAGGAATATGTTTGGATATAGATTTTGTTTTATTTTTATAATAATTAATAAATAATATCGGAATCAATATGCCAATTCCTATAGTATCCGTTAACCAACCCGGAAAAATAAGCAAAATCCCAGTTAAAAAAAGAAATAGCTGCTCTACGAGCGTCAATCTTGTAAATACCCACTTTGATATTGCTGCAGAAAGCGCAAAAATACCTATGGTAGCAGAAATTACTGCAAATAATACGGCTTTAAAACTCCCTATCAAAAGTATGGACTGATTATAAACCATTACATACGGTATGATAAATCCTGCGATAGCATATTTAAATCCCGCAAATCCAGTTTTCAGAGGATTGCCTCCTGATATTGCAGATGCTGCATAGGACGCGACAGCTACTGGTGGTGTGAGTGCAGAGATGCATGCGAAATACACGAGAAACAGATGTGCTGCAATAATAGGAATACCAAGAGAGACTATTGCTGGACCGCACAAAACAGCAACTAGAATATAAACCACTGGCAAGGGCATACCCATACCAAGAATTAGAGCGGCCGTCATTGTCAAAATGAGAGCTAATATTAAATTCTGCTGAGATAATGCAATAACGATACTGGCAAATTTGCCACCCAACCCTGTTAACATTATTGCGCCGACGACGATGCCAGCAGATGCACAAGATGTCATAACAGCAATCGAAGTTTTTGAAGTTGCGACCATTGTGTCACAAAGTTTGGAAAAAGTTATTCGTGTTTTCTTTCGTAAGAAACTTGCCAGATATATAAAAAAAGATGCCACGATTGCCGCATATGCAGGTGGAAAGCCTCGCATTAATAAAATGATCAACAAAGCAATGGGTATTATATATTGTGTACTGATAGGAAGCGTTTTAAAGAAGCTTGGCAGATTTTCCTTTTTATACCCTTCAATGCCTTTTTTGCTTGCTTCAAAATAAATCATCAAAGTACAGGACAAGAAGTATAGGACTGCTGGGAAAATGGCCGCGACACAAATATCTGCATATGGAATCCCTGTTATTTCTGCCATAAGAAACACGGCTGTACCCATAACAGGTGGCACTAGCGCAGATCCTGTACTGGAAACGGCAGTAATCGCTCCTGAAAAAGTTGAACTGAAACCTGTCTTTTTCATCATGGGAATACTAAAGGAACCCACAGCAACCGTAGTTGCTGTGGGGCTGCCAATCATCATTCCAAACAACGCCGCAGCAACGGTACCTATATGGCCTGCGGCTCCTTTCATTCGTCCAACTAAAGACATTGAAATGTCTACGAAAAAAGTTGCTGCTCCCGAACTCTCAAGAAAGGCTCCAAAAAGTATAAATTGAATCACTAGGGTTGCCACTACGGCTATTGGCTTACCATAAATTCCATCAAGGGTGAGATACATTGATTCAACAATATCTTTGATCGTGAATCCGCTATGGCCGAACATGCCCGGGATATATTTCCCTACATAACAGTAGATAAGAGAAATTACTGCAATCCATACGAGTGACATTCCTATGGTTCTTCTTGTTGCTTCAAGCACCAGTAGAATTGCAAAAATTCCTAGAATAAATTCAATCGTTGAAACTTCTCCTATCATTGTAGGACGAATCGATATTTCATCATAGTTAATGCAAAGATAAACTCCAATCAATAAGGATAGAACCGATGGAATTATATCGAAGATTCCAATATATTTTTCCTTGCTATTTAATGGAAAATACAAAAACGTGAGGCAGAGGAATAAAGAAACTGTTACTGAATAATAAGCCAAAGGCTTTTCTATCCCGAAAAATCCAATATATATGTGATATATTGCGGTGAATATTGCGATAATATTTGCAAATTTCTTTATTCCATTGTTCATGATTATCTCCAGATTTTAAAAAAGTTTACACCGTTTCATTAAGTCTATCACAGTTAAAGATCTCAACATTAAACTGCAATAAACGGCACTGGGCTCATATCATTCTTAACCGCACAAAAACAACAAGGTATTGTGTGTTTTTAGACAGCAAAAACACAACATGTCGTATGTCGGAATAGTGTGAGCCCACTACCCAATAAACCAAAACAAAATAAATTAAACCAAATGGGGACACCCCTCTCATTGGACGGCATTAATCTATCGCTCCTATTTCCCTGTAATATTTTTTTGCACCAGGGTGTAGTTGAACGCCTCCTGTATCTGACATAAATTTCGGATTTAAATCCTTCATTGCGATATGAACAGTTTCCAAATAATTAATATTTTCATGGATCGCCTTAACAATATTGTAGACAACTGATTCATCGAGATCGGCTCTGCACATGAAAATATTTCTTGAAGCAACCGTCTTTATATCCGTATCAAGAAATTTATAGGCGCTCGATGGAATAATTGTTTTTGTAGTGCGATATTTGTTGTTTAATGAATTAATTATCTCGTCACTCAGAGGAAGTATGGTTATGTCATGAGTACTAGATAGTTCCATAAATTTTGTGGTAGGAACAGGACTGCAACCACTTAAAGAGTATAGTGTGCCTCCTCTTAACAAATTTATTGATTGACTGTAGCTGTTATAATAAATATTGCCTTTCCACTTCCTGATTTCTTGATAATCATAACCGTAAAGTTTGAACATAGCCTCGCATAAAATTTCCATAAACGACCCATTTTTATTTGGAGAATGTTTAAGAGGAAAATGTTTTACCTTGATATCTTCAAAGCTTGTTATCCCTGTTTTTTTAAGAATAACAAATTGAAAGGGCTCATCGAAGAGGCTGGTGATTGCTCTAATGTTGGGGCATATTTTTTTAAAAGGCTTTTCACCTTTAGAAGCACTCAGGACAGTGGATGATACTCCGATGGCAAAATCAGAAACCCCTTTATTTATTCGTAAGGGATTTGTTGCATCCGTACCGGTCGTTGTAGAAACTGTAGAGCCCGCCGGCAATTTTTTTCTTAGAACTTCCGCAATACCTTCTGTTACAGCTGACCATGCTCCTCCAGCAGTTCCCCCACTGATGGATAATTTTATTGGATTTTCATTTGCGAAAACATAAGTAGATTGAATTGTAACACAACATGTCATGAAAAACATAAATAAAAGGAAACTCGATGATTTAAAAAAATGTTTCAAAAGATTGACTTTCATATTTTTCTCCTTTTTATTGAATAAATTTATGTTACAGAACTTTCAAATATATCATTGAATTCAATTCAATTCATATATTCCTCAAATAATTTCAGAAGATCCTTTTTTGCTATTTTTCCTCTTTGCGTTTTTGGAATTTCAGGGATAAATAGTATGTTTTTCGGAATTTTAAAGTCGGGTAATGTTGTTTTACAGTAAGCGATAATATCAGCTTCGTCTGCCTTTGAACCGTTTTTGAGAACCACAAAGGAAAAAACCTCTTCACCATAGATTTTATCCGGGATTCCGATGGTTGCTGCTTCACTTATTTCCGGATGAGTCAGTAGGCAGGCAGTGATTTCCAAAGGAGATATATTTATACCACCTCGTATAATCAGTTCTTTTTTTCGTCCCTTGATATAAATATAACCTTCCTCATCCATGAAACCAAGATCTCCAGTAGCAAAACCTTCTTTAGAAAATTCTTCAATGCTGCCATCTCCATTAAGATAGCTTAAGCCCATCGTCTTTCCTTTTATCCTCATTTCACCAATTTCACCTGGTTCGCACCTGAGGCCATTGTTCTTTACAAAGAAGACTTCTTTGTATTTGAGAGGCAAACCGACGGAGCCTCTTTTCTTTCTCTCTGGAGGATTAAAAAGCATCCATCCTGCTTCACTCATGCCCATTCCCTGCACTATGGGGATCCCGTACATTTCTTCAAACTTGAGCTGCGTTTCCATAGGCAGCGGGGCAGAACTGGATGTGATGAATCGCAAATTAGGCACATCCTCCTTGCACAAAGACACTGGCTTGTTTACCATCATACTCAAAACTGCTGGCACGCCCGATGAAACGGTGATGTTGTTTTCTTTCAGCCAATTCGGAAAATTGCTCAGTGAGAATTTCTTCCCGAAAAATAGGGAATTGCCCTTCATCATACTTGTAAGAATGGTCAGGAGCTGTGAAGAAAGCCAATTGTATGCCCTGTATTCTAAAACACAATCTTTTTCAGTAATTCCTGTTCTTTTCGATATTTCTTCCACCATGTAAAACAATACATCCCGAGAAATAAAAATGCCTTTAGGCAGTTCTGTGGTGCCTGAAGTGTATACAATCTCAGCAATATCATTTCTATCTCCGAGATGATCGTTAAATGTAACGGATTGGTCTTTTAAATGCTCAGAAAACTCGCATTCTGCAGAATCATTTTCGAAAAATTCAGAAAAAGAAATCCATTGTACGGGGGGGCCGTTTTTCTTATCAAGATTCAAGTCACTATCGTAAAGAA belongs to Desulfobacula toluolica Tol2 and includes:
- a CDS encoding universal stress protein, which translates into the protein MASKVKKMIFATDLSMGARYAFKHAVDIAVHLNAVITVLHVIENIPNELEFVDLIGEKKWKELRKKRYQDARDVLIDKKTERRLIEKTLKQLCTNMQNESAMPSELVEIEVKYGDTAKLIIDQVENGNCDMIVLAYHYRNLIKEVLPGQVTRKVLKHAKIPILLIPISHAG
- a CDS encoding YbhB/YbcL family Raf kinase inhibitor-like protein, yielding MFTLKSKVFRDSGKIPEKYAEKNSISPPVYWENIPQGTKSFALAVTDPDLPQEIGFPRVFAHWLIYNIPSSISGLLEGTSPDGELPDGSKELNSDFFTFNIPGYNKGYGGPWPPDSAHRYVFTLYALKEEKIDIPESGDYFDFVNAVLPNTITTAVLIGYYGPAVNPLPKE
- a CDS encoding class I adenylate-forming enzyme family protein — protein: MSEEIPKKMKLNEPEPKYESWHSIIENNAKNLGHKIFIESLDQNKKISFHKMNEYCNKVANFLKSQKLLKSDKVALIGKNSIENMIIYFGVLKYGAILLPIFSEESQDNLHRILRLAQIKLVLYDSDLNLDKKNGPPVQWISFSEFFENDSAECEFSEHLKDQSVTFNDHLGDRNDIAEIVYTSGTTELPKGIFISRDVLFYMVEEISKRTGITEKDCVLEYRAYNWLSSQLLTILTSMMKGNSLFFGKKFSLSNFPNWLKENNITVSSGVPAVLSMMVNKPVSLCKEDVPNLRFITSSSAPLPMETQLKFEEMYGIPIVQGMGMSEAGWMLFNPPERKKRGSVGLPLKYKEVFFVKNNGLRCEPGEIGEMRIKGKTMGLSYLNGDGSIEEFSKEGFATGDLGFMDEEGYIYIKGRKKELIIRGGINISPLEITACLLTHPEISEAATIGIPDKIYGEEVFSFVVLKNGSKADEADIIAYCKTTLPDFKIPKNILFIPEIPKTQRGKIAKKDLLKLFEEYMN
- a CDS encoding CHASE3 domain-containing protein, which gives rise to MFKNITVGKKITAEFGLIFFLLLIVGFEGYWGLKNSSDGFMGYREMARHTNLAGRLQTNMLISRMNVKNYLTSGSDEALKAFNERWEKLIGFQAEVQKEIQDPKRAALINEIESVLVDYRKGFDQVIKYKEQRVPSASLRDLVFLE
- a CDS encoding TRAP transporter permease; this translates as MNNGIKKFANIIAIFTAIYHIYIGFFGIEKPLAYYSVTVSLFLCLTFLYFPLNSKEKYIGIFDIIPSVLSLLIGVYLCINYDEISIRPTMIGEVSTIEFILGIFAILLVLEATRRTIGMSLVWIAVISLIYCYVGKYIPGMFGHSGFTIKDIVESMYLTLDGIYGKPIAVVATLVIQFILFGAFLESSGAATFFVDISMSLVGRMKGAAGHIGTVAAALFGMMIGSPTATTVAVGSFSIPMMKKTGFSSTFSGAITAVSSTGSALVPPVMGTAVFLMAEITGIPYADICVAAIFPAVLYFLSCTLMIYFEASKKGIEGYKKENLPSFFKTLPISTQYIIPIALLIILLMRGFPPAYAAIVASFFIYLASFLRKKTRITFSKLCDTMVATSKTSIAVMTSCASAGIVVGAIMLTGLGGKFASIVIALSQQNLILALILTMTAALILGMGMPLPVVYILVAVLCGPAIVSLGIPIIAAHLFLVYFACISALTPPVAVASYAASAISGGNPLKTGFAGFKYAIAGFIIPYVMVYNQSILLIGSFKAVLFAVISATIGIFALSAAISKWVFTRLTLVEQLFLFLTGILLIFPGWLTDTIGIGILIPILFINYYKNKTKSISKHIPENV
- the tnpB gene encoding IS66 family insertion sequence element accessory protein TnpB (TnpB, as the term is used for proteins encoded by IS66 family insertion elements, is considered an accessory protein, since TnpC, encoded by a neighboring gene, is a DDE family transposase.), which translates into the protein MIQITPHMKILLSVEPVDFRKGIDGMAALCRKVLKSDPFSGCLFVFLNRRRTAIKILSYDGQGFWLCQKRLSKGRFNWWPTKGQGVDKPLDAHELQMLIWNGDPFHTQAAPMWRKIPA
- a CDS encoding UbiX family flavin prenyltransferase, translating into MKKRIVIGLAGASGIIYGVKMLEYLREMDYETHLIISEAGKLNIRIETDYKPEDVAAMADFTYDHKNVAAAPASGSFLTEGMVVVPCTVKTLSGIANSYTENLLVRAADVSLKEKRKLVLVVRETPLHKGHLRLMSQAADVGAHILPPVPSFYHMPKTIDDIIDQTIGKVFDYMGIQHNLFKRWGENSSRGKIPSRHPQKPVVIGV
- a CDS encoding TAXI family TRAP transporter solute-binding subunit gives rise to the protein MKVNLLKHFFKSSSFLLFMFFMTCCVTIQSTYVFANENPIKLSISGGTAGGAWSAVTEGIAEVLRKKLPAGSTVSTTTGTDATNPLRINKGVSDFAIGVSSTVLSASKGEKPFKKICPNIRAITSLFDEPFQFVILKKTGITSFEDIKVKHFPLKHSPNKNGSFMEILCEAMFKLYGYDYQEIRKWKGNIYYNSYSQSINLLRGGTLYSLSGCSPVPTTKFMELSSTHDITILPLSDEIINSLNNKYRTTKTIIPSSAYKFLDTDIKTVASRNIFMCRADLDESVVYNIVKAIHENINYLETVHIAMKDLNPKFMSDTGGVQLHPGAKKYYREIGAID
- a CDS encoding DUF4338 domain-containing protein — translated: MENNIILTYRGKSVTKEDIAFINNLVANHPNASRYALSKELCKAWNWVQANGNLRDMVARGFMLKLHREGHITLPPPRCKIKNPFVNRTPPPEIEMDQTLVKTDLSRIKPLEIRQVKKTDQEKIFNSLIQHHHYLGYCHPVGEQLKYMVYAQNRPIACFSWSSAPRHIGARDKYIGWNKEDRVKGLQYIAYNSRFLILPWIRVPHLASHLLGLMAKNISRDWEKIYNHPLYFLETFVDTERFLGTCYKAGNWIYLGDTTGRGKNEKKHVKTRSIKAIWGYPLTRDFRSRMIGA